The following coding sequences lie in one Paenibacillus durus ATCC 35681 genomic window:
- a CDS encoding phage/plasmid primase, P4 family, with product MSKSITDLQNKLNMLKSTTNASTNNETKPVTKVISPYFIDKKFQHAKHAEDMIQRFSFVYDSQILWRYHHDGYYKNDGEPYYRAIGQELIGESSRRTHISESLYYAQNERQLLEGQSMNPPSNLLNVKNGMLDPFTGQLLPHSPQYLCTYQLPVKFDSNANDPVIHNFVSSVLPEDSHEAFYELVGYILTNNLHMEKACLFTGVGSNGKSVAIDMITALLGKENVSNISLQDLDHRFRVAGLEGKLLNAFSDLPQKPIEDTGNFKAIVSNEAITIERKNKDPKSFQPSTKLLFSANHMVVTPDMSDGYFRRWLIFEFKNKFTNANRDVNLIHKLTTDSALSTLLNYAIQGIHRLHKNKQFTMGESLTNAIEQYRKHCDTLLQFVDEQCELAEDYYISTSSLYQHYRNFCDEWGIRNALGKKNFNQRLTDRFNLECKDKLINKRGIRCWMGIKVKEDFTDPFQ from the coding sequence TTGAGTAAAAGCATCACAGACTTGCAAAATAAACTAAACATGCTGAAAAGTACTACAAACGCATCAACGAATAACGAGACCAAACCTGTAACGAAGGTAATATCACCTTACTTTATTGATAAAAAATTTCAGCATGCCAAACATGCTGAGGACATGATCCAACGTTTTAGTTTTGTCTATGACAGTCAAATCCTTTGGCGTTATCACCATGACGGTTACTATAAAAATGACGGTGAACCTTATTATAGGGCAATCGGACAGGAACTAATCGGTGAGAGTAGTAGACGGACACATATCAGTGAATCACTCTACTATGCTCAAAACGAAAGACAACTCTTAGAGGGTCAGAGTATGAACCCTCCTTCCAATTTACTCAATGTTAAGAATGGAATGCTTGATCCTTTCACGGGACAGTTGCTTCCCCATTCTCCGCAATATTTGTGTACATATCAATTGCCCGTGAAGTTTGATTCAAACGCAAATGACCCTGTTATACATAATTTTGTTTCGAGTGTTTTACCTGAAGATTCACATGAAGCATTCTACGAGTTGGTTGGTTACATATTGACTAATAATTTACATATGGAGAAGGCGTGTTTGTTCACTGGAGTCGGTAGTAATGGTAAATCTGTTGCAATAGACATGATTACCGCTTTATTAGGTAAAGAAAATGTTAGTAACATATCCCTTCAGGACTTAGATCACAGGTTCAGGGTGGCAGGGCTTGAAGGTAAGCTTTTAAACGCATTTTCTGACTTGCCGCAGAAACCAATTGAGGATACAGGAAATTTTAAAGCAATTGTCTCTAATGAAGCGATTACAATTGAACGCAAAAATAAAGACCCTAAATCGTTCCAACCTTCCACGAAATTATTATTCTCCGCCAACCACATGGTAGTGACTCCAGATATGTCAGATGGTTATTTTCGCCGTTGGTTGATATTCGAGTTTAAAAACAAGTTTACCAATGCTAATAGAGATGTTAATTTGATACATAAATTAACAACCGATAGCGCTCTTTCAACACTATTGAACTATGCTATCCAAGGAATACATAGACTACATAAAAACAAGCAATTTACAATGGGTGAAAGCTTGACGAATGCTATTGAGCAATACCGGAAACATTGCGATACACTACTTCAATTTGTTGATGAACAATGCGAGTTGGCTGAAGACTATTACATATCAACCTCAAGTCTGTATCAGCATTACCGGAATTTCTGTGATGAATGGGGTATCAGGAACGCTTTGGGTAAAAAGAACTTTAATCAACGCTTGACTGACCGCTTCAACTTGGAATGCAAAGACAAATTGATTAATAAAAGAGGTATTCGCTGTTGGATGGGAATTAAAGTGAAAGAAGATTTCACCGATCCCTTTCAGTAA
- a CDS encoding helix-turn-helix domain-containing protein, with translation MNSEERMQWKLLRISKGLKSKEVAKGMGVSPAYISRFETGSYDWDAVLVRKYKNFINEN, from the coding sequence ATGAATTCGGAAGAACGCATGCAGTGGAAGCTACTTAGAATATCCAAAGGGTTAAAGTCAAAAGAAGTAGCTAAAGGAATGGGCGTAAGCCCCGCATACATAAGCCGATTTGAGACGGGAAGCTACGATTGGGATGCGGTATTGGTTAGGAAGTATAAAAATTTTATAAATGAAAATTAA
- a CDS encoding DUF5309 family protein — protein sequence MFTSDKFVQGQNYDLKELLINTTPFKAPFTNLLLTKTVKAEAPTMNWIETSINEAAAETLAEGSDAPASVDDTLEPISNFTELVGATATISNTAQAANAVGISDLLAREIDSKTKAIKMGIENRLINGIKGYTAATKIYKTAGILEQIHTDHKLTDTTFTNDKFLETIEKIYDAGASDNLICFLPARMKLSLAQFTDFQFFAKDKVAGVDVDIFISPFGSVRFALTEKIQNKLFIVNPDYLELGELISFHGQVEPVSGSKQSVYLEWQGGVKLLNRKAAASFEIA from the coding sequence TTGTTTACATCAGACAAATTTGTACAAGGACAAAACTATGATCTAAAGGAACTTCTAATTAATACCACTCCATTTAAAGCTCCGTTTACTAATCTGCTCCTCACTAAAACGGTAAAGGCAGAAGCCCCAACGATGAACTGGATTGAAACCAGCATTAACGAAGCGGCTGCGGAGACGCTTGCAGAAGGATCAGATGCACCAGCATCTGTAGACGATACGTTAGAGCCGATTAGCAACTTCACAGAATTGGTGGGAGCAACCGCTACTATCAGTAATACCGCACAAGCCGCTAACGCTGTTGGTATTTCCGATTTGTTAGCGCGAGAAATTGACAGTAAAACTAAAGCAATTAAGATGGGAATTGAAAATCGTCTAATCAATGGAATTAAAGGATATACGGCAGCAACAAAAATATATAAAACGGCTGGAATTTTAGAGCAAATACATACAGATCATAAACTTACAGATACAACTTTTACTAATGACAAATTTTTAGAAACTATTGAGAAGATTTATGATGCTGGAGCAAGTGACAATCTAATTTGTTTTCTCCCAGCGAGAATGAAGTTAAGTTTAGCCCAGTTTACAGACTTCCAATTCTTCGCAAAAGACAAGGTTGCGGGGGTTGATGTGGACATATTTATTAGTCCTTTTGGTTCTGTTCGATTCGCCCTCACGGAAAAAATCCAAAACAAATTGTTTATTGTAAATCCCGACTATCTTGAGTTAGGAGAATTAATTTCGTTTCACGGACAGGTCGAACCTGTTAGTGGATCTAAGCAATCAGTTTACCTTGAATGGCAAGGTGGAGTTAAATTGCTTAACCGTAAAGCGGCAGCAAGCTTTGAAATCGCCTAA